The window CGGCCTCCAGCCGATCGAACGCCTGATTGACCGCGGTGACCAGCGGCAAAATTTCGCTCGGAATCTGCTCGACCGGCAGCCGGACGTCGGTCCGGGCGGGGCCGACGTTCTTCGCCTCTTCGGAGGCCTTCAGCAGCGGCGTGATGGCGCGGCGGAAAATGAAGATGTCGGTTGCGAGCAGCAGCAGCAGGATCGGGATCGTGATCCACCCGACGCGGCGAAAGAAATTGGCAACGATATCGTCGGTGATGACGTCGCGATGGGCCAGATCCTCGGCGACGCGGACCCGCAGGATCTGACCGGCGACGTGCTTCTGTACGCTGCCGCCGGCGATCATGCTGCCGGTGTCGCTGATGCCCTGAAACGCCGCGTCGGCTGCTGTCATATCGGCCGGGAAAATCGGCGTGCGATCCCGGTGCGACGAGAACAGCACATGCTCGGACGCATCGATCACGTCGTAGGCATAGCGTCCGTAGGCATCCGAATACTGGTCGCGCAGGCCCTGCGGCAGCACCAGCGTCGGCGTGTTGTCGGGCGCTGCCGCAAGATGGCGGGCAATCGTCTCGGCCTGTTCGCGCATCGCGTCGCGATGCAATTGGCTGATTTCCGAATTCAGCAGATAGAAAAGCACCAGCGGCATGACAATCGCCGTCAGCGCGATGGCGACGATGTGCAGGAAGACGATCCGCGATGTCAGGGATTCGAAGCGGATCACGCTTTCTCCTCCACCATCAGGTAACCGACGCCGCGCACGGTATGAATCTGGACTTTTGCGCCGTTGTCCGCGAGCTGCTTGCGTAGCCGGAATACATAGACCTCGACCGCATTGGAGCCGACGTCGCCTGATAGCCCGAAGATATGGTCCTCGACATTCTTCTTCGGCACCACGCGGCCCTGCCGGCGCAGCAGGATTTCCAGCACCGAGGTCTCGCGCGCCGAGAACACATGCGGGGCATCGTCGATGAACACCTGGCGGCTTTCGGTATCGTACACCAGGTTGGCGAGCCGCAACGAGGCGCCGAGCAGTTGTCCCGGGCGGCGCAGGATCGCCTCCAGCCGCGCCACCAGTTCTTCCAGGGCGAACGGCTTCACCAGGTAGTCATCGGCCCCGCTGCGCAAGCCTCCGACCCGATCCTCGATGCCGCTGCGTGCGGTCAGCACCAGCACCGGCAGCGGATCCCTGCGATGACGGATTTCGCGAAGGATCGCCAGTCCGTCACCGTCGGGCAGGCCGAGATCGAGCACCAGCGCCGCGTAATGAACAGCCGTGAGCGCCGCGCGTGCTTCCGCCGCGGTGTCGACGATGTCGGCCGCATAGCCCGCCGCCAGCAGCCCTTTGGCCAGCAGCTGCGAGAGTTCGACATTGTCCTCGACGATCAGCAGTCTCATGCGGATGGTTCACGTGGTGCGCAGCCATCCCGATGGTGCGCGAAGCGGGTTTGGCACGGTCCTGACAGGACGTGCCTGTGCGTGGTAGCCGACCCCGGCCGCTTTGTCATCGCAACAATCTGCATCGGTCGGGGGGGCCTGTAAGGTGGGCGTAAGCTGACTTTGCTACGCGGAACCGGGGCCGCGATGCCGGCCGTTGAATATCCGCGTCGTCGTGCGCGGCAATCCGGGCCGACCGGGCAGCAGGCAGGGACCATGGCGATGTCGATGAAACAGCGGATCCGGCACAAGCATGTTGCCATGCTTGCGGCCTGCGCGGTGTTGGTCGTGGCGGGCGGGTTGATGATTCACGACGGCGTGGCGGAAAGCATCAAGCCATTTGCCAACCGGGCTTTGCCGCAAAAAACAAGTCTGACCGCGGATGCGGATCGCGGCGCCGCCGTACAGACGGCCGATGCGACCGGGCCATCCGTGGAGCTGAACGGCAAGCAGGCGGGCGCCTTCGGGGTCGCGCCGGCCGAGCTGCGCGAATTTCGCACCGTGAAGAATTCGGTGGGTTCGATCGGCTTCAACGAGAACATGCTGGTGCAGTCGTTCACGCCCAGCGCGGGCAAGATCGTCGACACCTTCTTCAATGTCGGCGACGAAGTGAAGAAGGGCGAGGCGCTGTTCACCATCGACAGCCCCGATCTGCTGCAGGCGGAA is drawn from Bradyrhizobium prioriisuperbiae and contains these coding sequences:
- a CDS encoding response regulator transcription factor — its product is MRLLIVEDNVELSQLLAKGLLAAGYAADIVDTAAEARAALTAVHYAALVLDLGLPDGDGLAILREIRHRRDPLPVLVLTARSGIEDRVGGLRSGADDYLVKPFALEELVARLEAILRRPGQLLGASLRLANLVYDTESRQVFIDDAPHVFSARETSVLEILLRRQGRVVPKKNVEDHIFGLSGDVGSNAVEVYVFRLRKQLADNGAKVQIHTVRGVGYLMVEEKA
- a CDS encoding sensor histidine kinase, translated to MIRFESLTSRIVFLHIVAIALTAIVMPLVLFYLLNSEISQLHRDAMREQAETIARHLAAAPDNTPTLVLPQGLRDQYSDAYGRYAYDVIDASEHVLFSSHRDRTPIFPADMTAADAAFQGISDTGSMIAGGSVQKHVAGQILRVRVAEDLAHRDVITDDIVANFFRRVGWITIPILLLLLATDIFIFRRAITPLLKASEEAKNVGPARTDVRLPVEQIPSEILPLVTAVNQAFDRLEAGFRVQRQFTADAAHELRTPLAILRTRLDTLSDKAATADLHRDIESMSRIVGQLLEIAELDTLVVDPSETADLHAVCSDVVEALAPLALAAGKDIALKGVDDVVAVRGSAEMLRRAIRNLAENAIRHTERGTTVEITIDDDGAVRVSDSGPGIALEQRELIFQRFWRGDRQRADGAGLGLSIVRGVVEDHGATIAVENLPSGGAQFTLRFTPAAAVAG